The Gordonia sp. KTR9 genome contains a region encoding:
- a CDS encoding SDR family oxidoreductase: MILDRFRIDDQVAIVTGASRGLGAAIAVAFAEAGGDVVIAARSESDLEQVAERVRAAGRRAHTVAVDLADPDAAAALAQTAVDEFGRLDTVVNNVGGAMPRPLFDTSPKHLRDAFDFNVGNAHALVVAGAKQILATSGQGSIINITSAVGRLPGRAYAAYGTAKAALAHYTRIAAMDLNPKIRVNGIAPGAILTSALEIVAGDEGMRSAVETSTPLHRLGDPEDIAAAALYLASPAGAYVTGKILEVDGGIIAPNLDLPIPDL; the protein is encoded by the coding sequence GTGATTCTCGACAGATTCCGGATAGACGACCAGGTGGCCATCGTGACCGGCGCGAGCCGGGGGCTCGGGGCGGCGATCGCGGTCGCCTTCGCCGAGGCCGGCGGCGATGTGGTGATCGCGGCCCGCAGCGAGTCCGACCTCGAACAGGTCGCCGAACGGGTCCGTGCCGCGGGCCGGCGCGCCCACACCGTCGCCGTGGACCTCGCCGACCCCGATGCGGCGGCTGCGCTCGCGCAGACCGCGGTCGATGAGTTCGGGCGACTCGACACCGTGGTCAACAATGTCGGCGGTGCGATGCCCCGGCCGCTGTTCGACACGAGTCCCAAGCACCTGCGGGATGCCTTCGATTTCAACGTCGGTAATGCACACGCGCTCGTCGTCGCCGGTGCCAAGCAGATCCTCGCGACCAGCGGTCAGGGTTCGATCATCAACATCACCTCCGCGGTCGGCCGTCTGCCCGGGCGTGCCTACGCGGCCTACGGCACCGCGAAAGCCGCTCTCGCGCACTACACCCGCATCGCGGCGATGGATCTGAATCCGAAGATCCGGGTGAACGGGATCGCGCCGGGCGCCATCCTGACGTCGGCGCTGGAGATCGTCGCGGGTGACGAGGGGATGCGCAGCGCCGTCGAGACATCGACGCCGCTGCACCGGCTGGGCGATCCGGAGGACATCGCCGCGGCCGCGCTCTACCTGGCGTCACCGGCGGGCGCCTACGTCACCGGCAAGATCCTGGAGGTCGACGGCGGCATCATCGCGCCCAACCTCGACCTTCCGATCCCGGATCTCTGA
- a CDS encoding YdeI/OmpD-associated family protein — MADPDAPKLTVETVDAWREWLRDNHETSPGVWLVFWRKGSGREPIDYDECVREALCWGWIDGHTRVIDEQRRGMWFTRRGRNSGWSASNKARVADLAAAGRIQPAGQAVIDDAQARGLWTLFDDAEALIESPELAAALDADPAARANWDAFPPSARKFGLSQIALAKRPETKTKRIAGLVERAARNERPS, encoded by the coding sequence ATGGCCGATCCCGATGCCCCGAAGCTCACCGTCGAGACCGTCGATGCGTGGCGAGAGTGGTTGCGCGACAATCACGAGACGTCGCCCGGAGTGTGGCTTGTGTTCTGGCGCAAGGGCTCGGGCCGGGAGCCGATCGACTACGACGAGTGTGTTCGCGAGGCGCTGTGCTGGGGGTGGATCGACGGTCACACCCGTGTCATCGACGAACAACGCCGCGGCATGTGGTTCACCCGGCGCGGGCGCAACAGCGGGTGGTCGGCGTCCAACAAGGCGCGCGTCGCCGACCTCGCGGCCGCCGGCCGCATCCAGCCCGCCGGTCAGGCCGTCATCGACGACGCCCAGGCCCGCGGCCTCTGGACCCTGTTCGACGACGCCGAGGCACTGATCGAGTCCCCCGAACTGGCCGCCGCGCTCGACGCCGACCCCGCCGCCCGGGCCAACTGGGATGCGTTCCCGCCGAGCGCTCGTAAGTTCGGACTGTCGCAGATCGCCCTGGCGAAACGACCCGAGACCAAAACCAAACGCATCGCCGGCCTCGTCGAACGCGCGGCGCGCAACGAGCGACCTTCGTGA
- the rnhA gene encoding ribonuclease HI — MTASANPTADGSSADPGAGSDVVEISTDGACLGNPGPGGWGAVLRYKGTEKRISGSEPDTTNNKMELTAAIEGLAALTRPSNVVIYTDSTYVRNGIMKWVNGWQANGWKTKDRKPVKNADLWRRLVEEEKRHQVEWRWVKGHAGDHFNEIADELATTAARSVAR; from the coding sequence GTGACAGCTTCTGCGAACCCGACAGCCGACGGCTCCTCCGCAGACCCGGGAGCGGGGTCGGACGTCGTCGAGATCTCGACCGACGGTGCCTGCCTGGGCAACCCGGGCCCGGGCGGATGGGGTGCGGTGCTCCGCTACAAGGGCACCGAGAAGCGGATCTCCGGTTCCGAGCCCGATACGACGAACAACAAGATGGAACTCACGGCCGCCATCGAGGGTCTCGCGGCACTGACCAGACCGTCGAACGTCGTCATCTACACCGACTCGACGTACGTCCGCAACGGGATCATGAAGTGGGTCAACGGCTGGCAGGCGAACGGCTGGAAGACCAAGGACCGCAAGCCGGTCAAGAACGCGGATCTGTGGCGCCGTCTGGTCGAGGAGGAGAAGCGGCATCAGGTGGAGTGGCGCTGGGTGAAGGGGCATGCCGGCGATCACTTCAACGAGATCGCCGACGAACTGGCGACGACCGCGGCCCGGTCGGTCGCCCGATGA
- a CDS encoding D-isomer specific 2-hydroxyacid dehydrogenase family protein — translation MTPVAVALEPVRDEHLVEAIEGAGGRIVGLDDARVLVWIGPPSDFPELPDTVEWVALKTAGIEDFVAADILDDRRIWTNASGFYAENVAEHALALLLAGLRQINTAVLRHWDKERIDTAVRSLHGSTVAIVGAGGIGASLAPRLRACGARVVAVNRSGREVPGAHEVRRSDELVDLWATIDHVVLAAPATPETRHMINADSLAALPAHAWVVNIARGPLVDEEALYRALADGQIAGAALDVTDPEPPAEDHPLWSLPNVIITPHVANPASGLTRELAPWVAENLRRFAADEDLLSVVTVGRDY, via the coding sequence ATGACCCCGGTGGCGGTGGCCCTCGAACCCGTGCGCGACGAGCACCTGGTCGAGGCGATCGAGGGTGCGGGCGGACGGATCGTCGGCCTGGACGACGCGCGGGTGCTGGTGTGGATCGGACCCCCGTCGGACTTTCCGGAGCTGCCCGACACGGTCGAGTGGGTGGCCCTCAAGACCGCGGGGATCGAGGACTTCGTGGCCGCCGACATCCTCGACGACCGCCGCATCTGGACCAACGCGTCGGGCTTCTATGCCGAGAACGTCGCCGAGCATGCGCTGGCGCTTCTCCTCGCGGGACTTCGGCAGATCAACACCGCCGTCCTCCGGCACTGGGACAAGGAGCGGATCGACACCGCGGTCCGGTCACTGCACGGTTCCACCGTGGCCATCGTCGGAGCCGGCGGGATCGGCGCATCTCTCGCTCCGCGCCTCCGGGCATGCGGTGCCCGCGTCGTCGCGGTGAACCGGTCGGGCCGAGAGGTCCCCGGCGCGCACGAGGTCCGCCGATCGGACGAGTTGGTCGACCTTTGGGCGACGATCGACCACGTCGTGCTGGCCGCGCCGGCGACGCCCGAGACACGGCACATGATCAACGCCGACAGCCTGGCCGCGCTGCCCGCGCACGCATGGGTGGTGAACATCGCGCGCGGCCCCCTGGTCGACGAGGAAGCGCTGTACCGCGCGTTGGCCGACGGTCAGATCGCCGGGGCTGCTCTCGATGTGACCGATCCGGAACCGCCCGCCGAGGACCATCCGCTCTGGTCCCTGCCGAACGTGATCATCACCCCGCACGTCGCCAACCCGGCGTCGGGACTGACGCGTGAGCTCGCGCCGTGGGTCGCCGAGAATCTGCGTAGGTTCGCCGCGGACGAGGATCTCCTGTCCGTGGTCACCGTCGGACGGGATTACTGA